The following are encoded together in the Actinoplanes sp. N902-109 genome:
- a CDS encoding hemolysin family protein, translating to MDGVGGQIVLVLVLVLVNAAFSGSEMALVSLRDSQVHRLERGSRAGRVLGRLTRDPNRFLATIQIGITLAGFLASAAAAVSLSEPLVAPLGFLGAAARPAAILLVTMALTFVTLVLGELAPKRIAMQRTEGWALVVARPLDLLSAVSRPAVWLLSRATNGVVRLAGGDPRAQREEVSTEEIRAMVAAQQDFSAEQRTIISGAFEIADRILREILVPRRDVLTLAMGLPARQALRQLIAGGHSRAPVVGPAGLDDVIGVVHLRDLVDAAGPVDAAARPGLFLPETLRVSDAIRQMRQERQQLALLVDERGAIEGIVTMEDLVEEIVGEIYDETDRDGQAVVTEPDGALLLPGAFPVHDLPGIGFHESNGHEEGDYTTIAGKVLASLGHIPTAPGEVVALPEFTAEVVEVTGRAITSVRLRATSRETR from the coding sequence GTGGATGGCGTGGGCGGGCAGATCGTGCTCGTGCTGGTGCTCGTGCTGGTCAACGCGGCTTTCTCGGGCAGTGAGATGGCGTTGGTCTCGCTGCGGGACAGTCAGGTGCACCGGCTGGAACGCGGGTCGCGGGCGGGGCGGGTGCTCGGCCGGTTGACCCGGGATCCGAACCGGTTCCTGGCCACCATTCAGATCGGCATCACGCTGGCCGGTTTCCTGGCGTCGGCGGCGGCCGCGGTGTCGTTGTCCGAGCCGTTGGTGGCGCCGCTGGGGTTTCTCGGCGCGGCGGCCCGGCCCGCCGCGATCCTGCTGGTCACGATGGCGCTGACGTTCGTCACGCTGGTGCTCGGTGAGCTGGCGCCGAAACGGATCGCGATGCAGCGTACGGAGGGCTGGGCGCTTGTCGTGGCCCGCCCGCTGGACCTGCTCTCGGCGGTCTCGCGCCCGGCGGTGTGGCTGTTGAGCCGGGCCACGAACGGGGTGGTGCGGCTGGCCGGCGGCGACCCGCGGGCGCAGCGCGAGGAGGTCAGCACCGAGGAGATCCGCGCCATGGTCGCCGCGCAGCAGGATTTCTCGGCCGAGCAGCGCACGATCATCTCGGGCGCGTTCGAGATCGCCGACCGGATCCTGCGGGAGATCCTGGTGCCCCGGCGCGACGTGCTCACCCTGGCCATGGGGTTGCCCGCCCGGCAGGCGTTGCGGCAGCTGATCGCCGGTGGCCATTCCCGGGCGCCGGTGGTGGGCCCGGCGGGGCTGGACGACGTGATCGGGGTGGTGCACCTGCGGGACCTGGTGGACGCGGCCGGGCCGGTGGACGCGGCGGCGCGGCCGGGCCTGTTCCTGCCGGAGACGCTGCGGGTGTCCGACGCGATCCGGCAGATGCGCCAGGAACGCCAGCAGCTGGCCCTGCTGGTGGATGAGCGGGGCGCCATCGAGGGCATCGTCACCATGGAGGACCTGGTCGAGGAGATCGTCGGTGAGATCTACGACGAGACCGACCGGGACGGGCAGGCCGTGGTGACCGAGCCGGACGGCGCACTGCTGCTGCCCGGCGCGTTCCCGGTGCACGACCTGCCCGGCATCGGTTTCCACGAGAGCAACGGGCACGAGGAGGGCGACTACACCACGATCGCGGGCAAGGTGCTGGCGTCGCTGGGCCACATCCCGACCGCGCCGGGCGAGGTGGTGGCGCTGCCGGAGTTCACCGCGGAGGTCGTCGAGGTCACCGGGCGCGCGATCACGAGCGTCCGGCTGCGGGCCACCTCCCGGGAAACCCGCTGA
- a CDS encoding diacylglycerol kinase family protein, with translation MRTPRKVAVIAHQRKTLGGGLDELRRLVTDEGVEDLFWYEVPKSKKAPKQVRKAVAKNPDLVIVWGGDGMVQRSLDALAATKNGARIPVGIIPAGTANLLATNLQVPADLPGAVHNAFHGERRKLDLGVLNGEHFAVMAGIGFDGAMIHDADGKLKDRLGKLSYVWTSLRHLDGPAPQAKIKVDGTPWFSDAASCVLVGNVSKITGGITAFDDAKPDDGWLDIGVATARGAGQWARTMGRMAVGRSDESPFVHMTRARRVDVKLREPLTYELDGGARDKVKKIRISVAPGAVKVCVPAES, from the coding sequence ATGCGGACCCCCCGGAAAGTCGCTGTGATCGCGCATCAGCGCAAGACCCTCGGCGGCGGGCTGGACGAGCTGCGCCGGCTCGTCACCGACGAAGGCGTCGAGGACCTGTTCTGGTACGAGGTGCCCAAGAGCAAGAAGGCACCCAAGCAGGTGCGCAAGGCCGTCGCGAAGAACCCCGATCTGGTGATCGTCTGGGGTGGCGACGGCATGGTGCAGCGCTCGCTGGACGCCTTGGCGGCGACGAAGAACGGCGCGAGGATCCCGGTCGGCATCATCCCGGCCGGGACGGCCAACCTGCTCGCCACCAACCTGCAGGTGCCTGCCGACCTGCCCGGCGCCGTCCACAACGCCTTCCACGGCGAACGGCGCAAGCTCGACCTGGGCGTGCTCAACGGCGAGCACTTCGCGGTGATGGCCGGCATCGGCTTCGACGGTGCGATGATCCACGACGCCGACGGCAAGCTGAAGGACCGGCTCGGCAAGCTCTCGTACGTCTGGACCAGCCTGCGCCACCTGGACGGGCCGGCGCCGCAGGCGAAGATCAAGGTGGACGGCACCCCCTGGTTCTCCGACGCGGCGAGCTGCGTGCTGGTCGGCAACGTCAGCAAGATCACCGGGGGCATCACCGCGTTCGACGACGCCAAGCCGGACGACGGCTGGCTCGACATCGGCGTGGCCACCGCCCGCGGTGCCGGGCAGTGGGCCCGCACGATGGGCCGCATGGCGGTGGGCCGATCCGACGAGTCGCCGTTCGTGCACATGACCCGGGCCCGGCGGGTCGACGTCAAGCTGCGCGAGCCGCTGACGTACGAACTGGACGGCGGCGCCCGCGACAAAGTCAAGAAGATTCGCATCTCGGTGGCACCCGGCGCTGTCAAGGTCTGCGTCCCCGCAGAAAGCTGA
- a CDS encoding GAF domain-containing protein, which produces MTNSSPVSGGAYEYLDAISPAEQRRLDAVRRYRLVDQPGEDAYDRIAFVAGAIFDTPIATVSLVEQDRVWLAACQGLSGVREVGKEPGLCASVISQDDVYVINNAAVDPRTLEHPLVRGELGLRFYAAAPIRTHDGYRLGTVNVIDNRPREANPRQLKALEHLASMVADELELRLMVIRSAAAEQRMRETVS; this is translated from the coding sequence ATGACCAACAGCAGCCCGGTGTCGGGCGGTGCCTACGAGTACCTCGACGCCATCAGCCCCGCGGAGCAGCGCCGGTTGGACGCCGTGCGCCGCTACCGGCTGGTGGATCAGCCCGGGGAGGATGCGTACGACCGGATCGCCTTCGTGGCCGGTGCCATTTTCGACACGCCGATCGCCACGGTCTCGCTGGTCGAGCAGGACCGGGTCTGGCTGGCGGCGTGTCAGGGGCTGAGCGGCGTGCGCGAGGTCGGCAAGGAGCCCGGCCTGTGCGCGTCGGTGATCTCCCAGGACGACGTGTACGTGATCAACAACGCGGCGGTCGACCCACGCACCCTGGAGCACCCGCTGGTCCGCGGCGAGCTGGGGCTGCGCTTCTATGCCGCCGCGCCGATCCGCACCCACGACGGCTACCGGCTGGGCACGGTCAACGTGATCGACAACCGGCCGCGGGAGGCGAACCCGCGACAGCTCAAGGCGCTGGAGCACCTCGCCTCGATGGTGGCCGACGAGCTGGAGCTGCGGCTCATGGTGATCCGCAGTGCCGCCGCCGAGCAGCGCATGCGCGAGACGGTGTCCTGA
- a CDS encoding PfkB family carbohydrate kinase, which yields MKPPVAVVVGQIARDLVLSVATAPEAGVAADASDRREQLGGKGANQAVGLAQLGVRPKLLAVAGDDVIGDVLIAQAQSDGIDTAAVIRRRGTLTGLIVEVLDDDGKWRYVQHLPEPVLLTEADVRGAREVIASADAVLVQLQQPAAAAQAAAEIGRQAGALVVLDGVPQDAHLAAADVLRADEQEAKLLLDDDPSADKARALLAKGPRLLALGVPDGNLFVWSDGHLHLPLTSETVVDTTGGGDAFTAALTAALLRGEDYPTAARWAVSASGATVGHPSGRPQLHTEELQKRVRELAGG from the coding sequence GTGAAACCACCGGTAGCCGTCGTAGTCGGACAAATAGCCCGCGATCTCGTCCTGTCCGTGGCCACCGCCCCGGAGGCCGGCGTCGCCGCCGACGCGAGCGACCGCCGGGAACAGCTCGGCGGCAAGGGTGCCAACCAGGCGGTCGGTCTGGCCCAGCTGGGGGTACGCCCCAAGCTGCTCGCCGTCGCCGGGGACGACGTGATCGGCGACGTGCTGATCGCCCAGGCCCAGTCCGACGGGATCGACACCGCCGCGGTGATCCGCCGCCGGGGCACCCTGACCGGCCTGATCGTCGAAGTGCTCGACGACGACGGCAAGTGGCGGTACGTGCAGCACCTGCCCGAGCCGGTGCTGCTGACCGAGGCGGACGTGCGTGGTGCCCGGGAGGTCATCGCGAGTGCGGACGCTGTGCTCGTACAGCTGCAACAGCCGGCGGCAGCGGCACAGGCCGCAGCGGAGATCGGCCGGCAGGCCGGGGCCCTGGTCGTGCTCGACGGGGTGCCGCAGGACGCCCACCTGGCCGCCGCCGATGTGCTGCGCGCCGACGAGCAGGAGGCGAAGTTGCTGCTCGACGACGATCCGAGCGCCGACAAGGCCCGGGCACTGCTGGCCAAAGGACCCCGCCTGCTCGCGCTGGGCGTCCCGGACGGCAACCTCTTCGTCTGGTCGGACGGGCACCTGCACCTGCCGCTGACCAGCGAGACGGTGGTCGACACGACCGGCGGCGGGGACGCCTTCACGGCGGCGCTGACCGCGGCCCTGCTGCGCGGCGAGGACTACCCCACGGCGGCCCGCTGGGCGGTGTCGGCCTCCGGTGCCACCGTGGGACACCCGAGCGGGCGCCCCCAGCTGCACACCGAGGAGCTGCAGAAGCGGGTGCGGGAGCTGGCCGGTGGGTGA
- a CDS encoding glycoside hydrolase family 65 protein, giving the protein MGELGPAEPWVVREVSLTGPALGAGALRQAESVFALANGHIGLRGNLDEGTPCGMPGTYLNSLYEERDLVYPEAGYAFPERTETIVDAPNGKLIRLDVAGEPFDIRSGVLHRHERSLDLRAGVLHRDVDWQTATGDRVRIRSTRLVSFPRPSVAAIRYEVEAVDRPVAIRVTSDLLANEEQPNQRDDPRASATVQSPLRPLSHSDDVLHHRTRRSGIEVASAVTHRTNRGKAETSSGEDLIRAVIETTLQPGETLRVVKYLAWSWGSGACTERAVSDRDEAAELGFDDLLRRQREYLDDFWDSADVAVDGDPEVQQGVRFGLFHVLQAGAQAGPHPIAAKGLTGNGYDGHVLWDTEAFVLPLLTYTHPACVGLALRWRHHTLGKARERAEKLRLRGAAYPWRTISGAELSGYWPAGTAALHVNADIAAAVLRYVAATGDEDFLREAGLDILLETARLWHHYIHVDDEGVAHIDGVTGPDEYTALVDDNTFTNLMAQHNLLGAASHEDLLRERGVSAAEIAGWRSVAAALTLPYAKNRDVHEQHHGFTRREEWDFDATGADDYPLMLNFPYLDLYRRQVAKQADLVLAMMLRPDAFSPAEKLRNFTYYEARTVRDSSLSAPAQAVLAAETGHLDLAHDYLAEAALLDLRADGESSGDGLHIAACAGAWTALVLGFGGMRDHGGHLSFAPRLPERLNRLSFCLRWRTSRLRVTITHTEVRYEVSGAGLTFGHDGDRLTIAAGDSVTRPLTPVPSRPAPPTPRPPERRADALPGSS; this is encoded by the coding sequence GTGGGTGAGCTGGGGCCGGCCGAGCCCTGGGTCGTCCGCGAGGTCAGCCTGACCGGCCCGGCCCTGGGCGCGGGGGCGCTGCGCCAGGCCGAGTCGGTGTTCGCGCTCGCCAACGGGCACATCGGGCTGCGCGGCAACCTCGACGAGGGCACGCCGTGCGGGATGCCCGGCACCTACCTCAACTCGCTGTACGAGGAACGCGACCTGGTCTACCCCGAGGCCGGGTACGCGTTCCCGGAGCGCACCGAGACCATCGTGGACGCCCCGAACGGCAAGCTGATCCGGCTGGACGTGGCCGGCGAGCCGTTCGACATCCGCTCCGGCGTGCTGCACCGCCACGAGCGCAGCCTCGACCTGCGGGCCGGGGTGCTGCACCGCGACGTGGACTGGCAGACCGCCACCGGCGACCGGGTCCGCATCCGCAGCACCCGGCTGGTGTCCTTCCCCCGCCCGTCGGTCGCGGCGATCCGCTACGAGGTCGAGGCCGTGGACCGCCCGGTCGCCATCCGGGTGACCTCCGACCTGCTGGCCAACGAGGAGCAGCCCAACCAGCGCGACGACCCGCGGGCCTCGGCCACCGTGCAGTCGCCGCTGCGCCCGCTGTCGCACTCCGACGACGTGCTGCACCACCGCACCCGGCGCAGCGGCATCGAGGTGGCCTCCGCGGTCACCCACCGGACCAACCGCGGCAAGGCCGAGACGTCGTCCGGCGAGGACCTGATCCGGGCCGTGATCGAGACGACGTTGCAGCCCGGCGAGACCCTGCGGGTGGTGAAGTACCTCGCCTGGTCCTGGGGCAGCGGCGCCTGCACCGAGCGCGCGGTGAGCGACCGCGACGAGGCGGCTGAGCTGGGCTTCGACGACCTGCTGCGGCGTCAGCGGGAGTATCTCGACGACTTCTGGGACAGCGCCGACGTGGCGGTCGACGGTGATCCCGAGGTGCAGCAAGGTGTGCGCTTCGGGCTGTTCCACGTGCTGCAGGCGGGGGCTCAGGCCGGCCCGCACCCCATCGCGGCGAAGGGGCTGACCGGCAACGGCTACGACGGCCATGTGCTGTGGGACACCGAAGCATTCGTGCTGCCGCTGCTGACGTACACCCATCCGGCCTGTGTGGGTCTCGCCCTGCGCTGGCGGCACCACACGCTGGGCAAGGCCCGCGAACGCGCCGAGAAGCTGCGGCTGCGCGGGGCGGCCTACCCCTGGCGGACCATCTCGGGCGCCGAGCTGTCCGGCTACTGGCCGGCGGGCACGGCGGCGCTGCACGTCAACGCGGACATCGCGGCGGCGGTCCTGCGGTACGTCGCGGCAACCGGCGACGAGGACTTCCTGCGCGAGGCCGGGCTGGACATCCTGCTCGAAACGGCCCGCCTGTGGCACCACTACATCCACGTCGACGACGAGGGCGTCGCGCACATCGACGGCGTCACCGGGCCCGACGAGTACACCGCGCTGGTGGACGACAACACGTTCACCAACCTCATGGCCCAGCACAACCTGCTCGGCGCGGCTTCCCACGAGGATCTCCTGCGCGAGCGCGGCGTTTCCGCGGCCGAGATCGCCGGGTGGCGGTCCGTGGCAGCGGCTCTGACCCTCCCGTACGCCAAGAACCGCGACGTCCACGAACAGCACCACGGCTTCACCCGCCGCGAGGAATGGGACTTCGACGCGACCGGCGCCGACGACTACCCGCTGATGCTCAACTTCCCCTACCTCGACCTCTATCGCCGCCAAGTCGCGAAGCAGGCCGACCTGGTGCTCGCCATGATGCTGCGCCCGGACGCCTTCTCCCCCGCCGAGAAGCTGCGCAACTTCACCTACTACGAGGCCCGCACGGTGCGTGACTCCTCGCTGTCGGCCCCGGCCCAGGCGGTGCTGGCCGCCGAGACCGGGCACCTGGACCTGGCCCACGACTACCTGGCCGAGGCCGCCCTGCTCGACCTGCGCGCCGACGGCGAGTCCAGCGGCGACGGCCTGCACATCGCCGCCTGCGCGGGCGCCTGGACCGCCCTGGTGCTGGGCTTCGGCGGCATGCGCGACCACGGCGGCCACCTGTCGTTCGCCCCGCGCCTGCCCGAGCGGCTGAACCGGCTGTCCTTCTGCCTGCGCTGGCGGACCAGCCGCCTGCGGGTGACCATCACCCACACCGAGGTCCGGTACGAGGTGAGCGGCGCCGGCCTCACGTTCGGGCACGACGGCGACCGGCTGACCATCGCGGCCGGCGACAGCGTGACCAGGCCCCTCACCCCGGTGCCGAGCCGCCCCGCCCCGCCGACGCCCCGCCCACCCGAGCGCCGCGCCGACGCCCTGCCCGGCTCTTCCTAA
- a CDS encoding tetratricopeptide repeat protein: MPTQQDPVEAARAHLGAGAPQDVPQIVAQLRERAAAGDVRACTLLGVLQAWHLGDHTGAVESLTTAADRGDPVAQRTLGFLVQRGLGVAASPDRADELFRAAARAGDGVAAYNVGLRHGRSPEAVPWFRMAAGAGVVPAFPALGDRLSEQDLDEEARHWYVRGAEAGDRGSMFAAACWYRDGFGGPVDLVQALRWFLAMLDTGSADGIHEAHGIVPHMTPDQIRAAGRLAARVAEAELLLDPGGRS; encoded by the coding sequence ATGCCGACGCAGCAGGATCCGGTAGAAGCCGCCCGGGCCCATCTGGGCGCCGGAGCACCCCAGGACGTGCCCCAGATCGTGGCCCAGCTGCGTGAGCGAGCCGCCGCTGGGGACGTCCGGGCATGCACCTTGCTCGGCGTACTGCAGGCCTGGCACCTCGGCGATCACACCGGCGCGGTGGAGTCGCTGACCACGGCGGCCGACCGGGGCGACCCGGTGGCCCAGCGCACGCTGGGTTTCCTCGTGCAGCGCGGGCTCGGCGTCGCCGCGTCCCCGGACCGGGCGGACGAGCTCTTCCGAGCCGCCGCCCGCGCCGGTGACGGCGTCGCGGCATACAACGTGGGGCTGCGGCACGGCCGCTCCCCCGAGGCGGTGCCGTGGTTCCGGATGGCCGCCGGCGCGGGGGTCGTACCCGCCTTCCCCGCTCTGGGTGACCGGCTCAGCGAGCAGGACCTCGACGAGGAGGCCCGGCACTGGTACGTCCGCGGCGCCGAAGCCGGCGACCGGGGCAGCATGTTCGCGGCGGCCTGCTGGTATCGCGACGGCTTCGGCGGCCCGGTCGACCTGGTCCAGGCCCTGCGCTGGTTCCTAGCCATGCTCGACACCGGCAGCGCCGACGGCATCCACGAGGCGCACGGCATCGTCCCGCACATGACCCCCGACCAGATCCGCGCAGCCGGCCGCCTCGCCGCCCGGGTCGCCGAGGCCGAGCTGCTGCTCGACCCCGGCGGTCGGTCGTGA
- a CDS encoding MBL fold metallo-hydrolase, whose protein sequence is MAIRKGAWVALALGAAAVWAAHDIPLQMGSRRIGKRADGERGERYRTSPQFSDGKFRNTVPATDLMTVSSMPQMLAATLTGRERRHPGSPIPVVTPETGGDGLYVTWYGHSSALIEIEGRRVLVDPVWSDRCSPSRLQGPKRLHQPPVALRELPPIDAVVISHDHYDHLDMDSIRNLVDLQAAPFLVPLGIGAHLERWGVPATRIIELDWDEKATVAGIEFTATAARHFSGRGFSRDETLWASWVIAGPTRKAFYSGDTGYFPGFKEIGEQHGPFDVTLVQIGAYGDQWPDIHMVPEDGVATHVDVQGGLMIPVHWATFNLALHDWPEPADRAWAEAKARDVKLAVPRPGERVDVDNPPAVDGWWQQL, encoded by the coding sequence ATGGCCATACGTAAAGGCGCCTGGGTCGCCCTCGCACTGGGAGCCGCGGCGGTGTGGGCCGCCCACGACATCCCGCTGCAGATGGGCTCGCGCCGCATCGGCAAGCGCGCCGACGGCGAGCGCGGAGAGCGCTACCGCACGTCCCCGCAGTTCTCCGACGGCAAGTTCCGCAACACCGTGCCGGCCACCGACCTGATGACCGTCAGCTCGATGCCGCAGATGCTGGCCGCCACGCTGACCGGCCGCGAGCGGCGCCACCCCGGGTCACCCATCCCGGTGGTCACCCCGGAAACCGGCGGCGACGGGCTCTATGTCACCTGGTACGGCCACTCGTCCGCGCTCATCGAGATCGAGGGTCGCCGGGTGCTGGTCGACCCGGTGTGGAGCGACCGCTGCTCGCCGTCCCGGCTGCAGGGCCCCAAGCGGCTGCACCAGCCGCCGGTGGCGCTGCGCGAACTGCCGCCGATCGACGCCGTGGTGATCTCCCACGACCACTACGACCACCTCGACATGGACAGCATCCGCAACCTGGTCGACCTGCAGGCCGCGCCGTTCCTGGTGCCGCTGGGCATCGGCGCCCACCTGGAGCGCTGGGGCGTGCCGGCCACCCGCATCATCGAGCTCGACTGGGATGAGAAAGCCACGGTCGCCGGCATCGAATTCACCGCCACCGCGGCGCGCCACTTCTCCGGCCGCGGCTTCTCCCGCGACGAGACGCTGTGGGCCTCCTGGGTGATCGCGGGCCCGACCCGCAAGGCCTTCTACTCCGGCGACACCGGCTACTTCCCCGGGTTCAAGGAGATCGGCGAGCAGCACGGCCCGTTCGACGTCACCCTGGTGCAGATCGGCGCGTACGGCGACCAGTGGCCGGACATCCACATGGTGCCCGAGGACGGCGTGGCAACCCACGTCGACGTCCAGGGCGGCCTGATGATCCCGGTGCACTGGGCCACCTTCAACCTGGCCCTGCACGACTGGCCCGAACCCGCCGACCGGGCCTGGGCCGAGGCCAAGGCGCGCGACGTCAAGCTGGCCGTTCCCCGGCCCGGCGAGCGCGTCGACGTGGACAACCCGCCCGCGGTCGACGGCTGGTGGCAGCAGCTCTGA
- a CDS encoding deoxyguanosinetriphosphate triphosphohydrolase family protein: MDDPRARRRFGDGLVAPGDLAISPFRVDRDRIAGSPFFARLAGVTQVISPGGAGLLVHNRLTHSLKVASVARAIAENLLRRYDALLDKLGGCDPDVVEAAALAHDLGHPPFGHLGERVLDNLARQRLRLRDGFEGNAQSYRIVTSTEIRGQATLGLNLTAATRAAILKYPWTRRTHPEPHPRLMDPPPRGAAAPADDPDGGSLKFGGYSTEKADMIEARQPFAGRVADWQQTPEASVMDTADDIAYAIHDLEDVHRVGVLQQGSVAAELMAWQRTSFATVADEDLDQRRPGSAIEALRRQLHRKDAWVADDDAFAAAVEQVRAELVDGLLSAPFDGSLEAESQVAAFSATWTKRLADSIEVTGTPAVRSGHVLLAPAQWHEVQVLKFVQNRFVLARPDLALHQRGQARLLASLVEALLAWLADPDEEQRLPRRLVDLVELAELELPGGTPDRLSRARGRAVIDYVAALTDGQAVALMEALSGRSRQLWTDAFVL, translated from the coding sequence ATGGATGATCCACGCGCCCGGCGCCGCTTCGGCGACGGCCTCGTCGCCCCCGGCGACCTCGCCATCAGCCCGTTCCGTGTCGACCGCGACCGGATCGCCGGCTCGCCGTTCTTCGCCCGGCTGGCCGGCGTCACCCAGGTGATCTCGCCGGGCGGTGCGGGCCTGCTGGTGCACAACCGGCTCACGCACAGCCTCAAGGTCGCGTCGGTGGCCCGGGCGATCGCCGAGAACCTGCTCCGGCGCTACGACGCCCTCCTGGACAAGCTCGGCGGCTGCGACCCCGACGTGGTGGAGGCGGCGGCCCTCGCCCACGACCTCGGGCACCCGCCGTTCGGCCACCTCGGCGAACGGGTGCTCGACAACCTCGCCCGCCAGCGGCTGCGGTTGCGCGACGGCTTCGAGGGCAACGCCCAGTCGTACCGGATCGTGACCAGCACCGAGATCCGCGGCCAGGCCACCCTCGGGTTGAACCTCACGGCCGCGACCCGCGCCGCCATCCTGAAGTACCCGTGGACCCGGCGCACCCACCCGGAACCGCACCCCCGGCTGATGGACCCGCCGCCGCGCGGTGCCGCCGCCCCCGCCGACGATCCGGACGGCGGCTCGCTCAAGTTCGGCGGCTATTCGACCGAGAAGGCCGACATGATCGAGGCCCGCCAGCCGTTCGCCGGTCGGGTCGCGGACTGGCAGCAGACCCCCGAGGCCTCGGTGATGGACACCGCCGACGACATCGCGTACGCCATCCACGACTTGGAGGACGTGCACCGGGTGGGCGTGCTGCAGCAGGGCTCGGTCGCCGCGGAGCTGATGGCGTGGCAGCGCACCTCGTTCGCCACCGTCGCCGACGAGGACCTGGATCAGCGCCGTCCCGGCAGTGCCATCGAGGCACTGCGCCGCCAGCTGCACCGCAAGGACGCCTGGGTGGCCGATGACGATGCCTTCGCCGCGGCCGTCGAGCAGGTACGGGCGGAGCTCGTCGACGGTTTGCTCAGCGCGCCCTTCGACGGCTCGCTGGAGGCGGAGTCCCAGGTCGCGGCGTTCTCGGCGACGTGGACCAAACGGCTGGCCGACTCCATCGAGGTGACCGGGACCCCGGCGGTGCGCTCGGGTCACGTGCTGCTCGCCCCGGCCCAGTGGCACGAGGTGCAGGTGCTCAAGTTCGTCCAGAACCGCTTCGTGCTGGCCCGCCCCGACCTGGCCCTGCACCAGCGCGGTCAGGCCCGGCTGCTGGCGTCGCTGGTGGAGGCGTTGCTGGCCTGGCTGGCCGACCCGGATGAGGAGCAGCGGCTGCCCCGGCGGCTGGTGGACCTGGTCGAGCTGGCCGAGCTCGAACTGCCCGGCGGCACCCCGGACCGGCTGTCCCGGGCCCGTGGCCGAGCGGTGATCGACTATGTCGCCGCGCTCACCGACGGTCAGGCCGTGGCGCTGATGGAGGCCCTCTCCGGCCGCTCCCGGCAGCTGTGGACGGATGCCTTTGTCTTGTGA
- a CDS encoding HipA family kinase, whose translation MLPEVTAVRYVTPLREGGSLPGIVEAGNLGTYVVKFRGAGQGPKALVAEVISGELARRLGLPVPELVVVGLDPVVARAEPDEEVQELIKASAGANLGMDYLPGALGYDPVAHPIDAELASRVLVFDAFVENVDRSWRNPNLLIWHSDLWLIDHGATLYFHHNWPRAEAVVHRPYKWDDHVLKPYATAVPAAAADLVPRLTGDLLDEVLALVPDEWLAEFDFGTAAQARAAYRSHLLARAAEPSAWVPA comes from the coding sequence GTGCTGCCAGAGGTCACTGCCGTCCGTTACGTCACCCCGCTGCGGGAGGGTGGCTCGCTGCCGGGCATCGTCGAGGCCGGCAACCTCGGCACGTACGTCGTGAAGTTCCGCGGCGCCGGACAGGGACCGAAGGCCCTGGTCGCCGAGGTGATCTCGGGCGAGCTGGCCCGGCGTCTCGGCCTGCCGGTGCCGGAGCTGGTCGTCGTCGGGCTCGACCCGGTGGTGGCCCGCGCCGAGCCCGACGAGGAGGTGCAGGAGCTGATCAAGGCCAGCGCCGGCGCCAACCTCGGGATGGACTACCTGCCGGGTGCCCTCGGGTACGACCCGGTCGCGCACCCGATCGACGCCGAGCTGGCCTCCCGGGTGCTGGTGTTCGACGCCTTCGTGGAGAACGTGGACCGCAGCTGGCGCAACCCCAACCTGCTCATCTGGCACAGCGACCTGTGGCTCATCGACCACGGCGCAACGCTGTACTTCCATCACAACTGGCCGCGCGCCGAGGCTGTGGTGCACCGCCCGTACAAGTGGGACGACCACGTCCTCAAGCCCTATGCCACGGCGGTCCCGGCGGCGGCCGCCGACCTCGTGCCCCGGCTGACCGGCGACCTGCTCGACGAGGTGCTCGCGCTGGTGCCCGACGAGTGGCTGGCCGAGTTCGACTTCGGGACGGCGGCCCAGGCCCGCGCGGCATACCGCAGCCACCTGCTGGCCCGTGCCGCGGAGCCCTCGGCGTGGGTGCCGGCCTGA
- a CDS encoding DUF3037 domain-containing protein yields MVPYEYATIQAMPRVERGELINVGVVLYCQRRDFLAAHTQLHEARLLALDPNADLDNIRAALQAWEITCTGGPDGGAAREMKQGERFRWMVAPRSTILRAGPVHMGLTEDPAVELDRLLELLVH; encoded by the coding sequence ATGGTTCCCTACGAGTACGCGACGATCCAGGCCATGCCCCGGGTGGAACGCGGCGAGCTGATCAACGTCGGCGTGGTCCTCTACTGCCAGCGCCGCGACTTCCTGGCCGCGCACACCCAGCTGCACGAGGCCCGGTTGCTGGCCCTCGACCCGAACGCCGACCTCGACAACATCCGGGCCGCCCTGCAGGCCTGGGAGATCACCTGCACCGGCGGCCCGGACGGCGGCGCGGCCCGCGAGATGAAGCAGGGCGAGCGCTTCCGCTGGATGGTCGCCCCGCGCAGCACCATCCTGCGGGCCGGCCCGGTGCACATGGGGCTGACCGAGGATCCGGCCGTCGAGCTGGACCGTCTGCTCGAGCTCCTGGTGCACTGA